Proteins from a genomic interval of Gossypium hirsutum isolate 1008001.06 chromosome A09, Gossypium_hirsutum_v2.1, whole genome shotgun sequence:
- the LOC107889467 gene encoding EEF1A lysine methyltransferase 1 isoform X1 has protein sequence MEPQLPTIKNVFVNETDDDDRPALSSHALAALKEFLEEQRQSPANHETAENGEGTLEPESEVDLVTEDWRLSQFWYDPETARTLSQEVLSLCSHSNCEVACIACPTLYAYLKKIDPNISVQLLEYDKRFEQYGSDFTFYDYNQPKDLPLELKHTYQVVIADPPYLSYFKYIIVGECEDFDIFQSQDEQGVFRESYLNNIFSCSTTRISLAFA, from the exons ATGGAACCACAGCTCCCTACTATTAAAAACGTCTTCGTTAACGAAACTGATGATGACGACCGTCCAGCCCTTAGCTCTCATGCACTAGCAGCCCTCAAAGAGTTCCTCGAAGAACAAAGGCAATCTCCTGCTAACCATGAAACAGCAGAAAATGGGGAGGGAACACTTGAACCCGAGAGTGAAGTGGATTTAGTAACAGAAGATTGGAGGCTGAGCCAATTCTGGTACGACCCAGAAACAGCCCGGACCCTTTCCCAAGAAGTTCTTTCTCTTTGCAGCCATTCCAATTGTGAAGTAGCTTGTATTGCTTGCCCAACTCTCTATGCCTATCTTAag AAAATTGATCCTAATATCTCTGTGCAACTTTTGGAGTATGATAAGCGTTTTGAGCAATATGGAAGTGATTTCACATTTTATGATTACAACCAACCCAAAGACCTGCCATTGGAACTAAAGCATACTTACCAAGTTGTAATTGCCGATCCTCCTTATCTG agctattttaaatatattatcgTCGGAGAATgtgaagattttgacatatttcAATCACAAGATG AGCAAGGAGTGTTTAGAGAAAGTTACTTAAACAATATCTTTTCTTGCTCAACCACAAGAATCTCACTTGCTTTTGCTTA